One genomic segment of Danio aesculapii chromosome 15, fDanAes4.1, whole genome shotgun sequence includes these proteins:
- the aifm4 gene encoding apoptosis inducing factor mitochondria associated 4, whose protein sequence is MEAKHCEEVTEMVCLESDLQDGQMKQVLVDENKILLVRNNGEFTAVGGLCSHYGAPLIKGTLIGDRVRCPFHGACFNTKTGDIEEFPGLDCLPKFKVKVEGGKVYVTSDQKNLKKRIKKMSSRVPGVNHTVVLIGGGPASLQCAETLRQNDYGGRIIMVTKDEQLPLDKTKLSKAMNIEIEKVLLRQSDFLQQHGIEVWTKKEVKSVDTDAKTVTFQDGTIQNYDQLLISTGGRARPLQCPGAELENIKLLQTYEDASEIHQISAGKKAVIVGTSFIGMEVAAYLSDKAASVTVIGSSKFPFQASLGSDIGKMTMQMLEEKNVKFYTSNGMTEIRGENGKVKEVVLKNGEVLPADIIIVGIGVIPNSDFLKKTLVEIDSRKAVVVDKFMKTNIPDVFAAGDVVSFPLALVGHKTVNIGHWQLAQAHGRIAGLSMLNRQVEINTVPYFWTMLLGKSIRYTGYGEGYTEIVFKGSTEERKFLAFYIKDEEVVAAGSLNFDPAVARLAEMLFMGKRITKAQAQSDDLSWLQLP, encoded by the exons ATGGAGGCAAAACACTGTGAAGAGGTCACGGAGATGGTGTGTTTAGAGTCCGATCTGCAGGATGGACA AATGAAGCAGGTTCTGGTGGATGAGAATAAAATCCTGTTGGTGCGCAATAATGGAGAATTTACTGCTGTCGGTGGTCTTTGCTCTCATTATGGTGCTCCACTTATCAAAG GTACGTTGATTGGAGATCGAGTTCGGTGCCCATTTCATGGAGCGTGTTTCAATACTAAAACTGGAGATATTGAAGAATTTCCTGGCCTGGATTGTCTGCCTAAATTTAAA GTCAAGGTTGAGGGTGGTAAAGTCTACGTGACCAGTGATCAAAAG AACCTGAAGAAGCGCATTAAGAAAATGAGCAGTCGAGTGCCTGGAGTCAATCACACAGTTGTTTTGATTGGAGGAG GCCCGGCTTCATTGCAGTGTGCAGAAACCCTCCGTCAGAATGATTATGGTGGGAGAATTATAATGGTTACCAAAGATGAACAGCTGCCTCTGGATAAAACCAAACTTAGCAAG GCAATGAATATTGAAATTGAAAAGGTGCTGCTACGACAAAGTGATTTCCTTCAACAACATGGAATTGAAGTGTGGACTAAAAaagag GTAAAATCTGTGGACACAGATGCTAAAACAGTGACTTTCCAGGATGGCACCATACAAAACTATGATCAGCTCTTGATTTCTACAGGTGGCAG agCCAGACCTCTGCAGTGTCCTGGTGCTGAgctagaaaatataaaactgctgcAGACCTATGAGGATGCCTCAGAAATCCATCAAATAAGTGCGGGCAAAAAGGCTGTCATTGTTGGAACTTCATTTATAG gAATGGAGGTTGCTGCTTATCTCTCTGACAAGGCAGCCAGTGTCACTGTTATCGGAAGCAGCAAGTTTCCTTTCCAGGCATCACTGGGATCAGACATTGGAAAAATGACGATGCAG ATGCTGGAGGAGAAAAATGTGAAGTTCTACACAAGTAACGGTATGACTGAAATTCGAGGTGAAAATGGAAAG GTCAAGGAAGTTGTTCTGAAAAACGGTGAAGTCCTTCCAGCGGATATTATAATTGTGGGCATTG GTGTCATTCCCAACTCTGATTTCCTTAAGAAAACACTGGTGGAAATTGATTCACGCAAAGCTGTTGTTGTTGACAAG TTCATGAAAACCAACATTCCTGATGTCTTTGCTGCTGGAGATGTGGTGTCTTTTCCACTTGCTTTGGTCGGACATAAGACAGTCAATATTGGACATTGGCAATTAGCACAAGCTCATG GACGAATCGCAGGCTTAAGCATGTTGAATCGACAGGTTGAGATAAACACTGTGCCTTACTTCTGGACCATGCTGTTGGGAAAAAGTATTCGGTACACAG GCTATGGAGAAGGATACACTGAGATTGTTTTCAAAGGAAGTACAGAGGAAAGAAAATTCTTGGCATTTTATATCAA GGATGAAGAAGTTGTTGCAGCTGGCAGCTTGAACTTTGACCCTGCTGTTGCAAGGTTGGCAGAAATGTTATTCATGGGGAAGAGGATCACTAAGGCGCAGGCACA ATCTGATGACCTCAGCTGGTTGCAGCTCCCATGA